The nucleotide window GACGTCGGTGGCCGTCCCGGGCCTGAGAGTGCTGCCGGCCACCGGAGCGCAGCCGGCGGCGATGACCGCCGGAGGCTGCGGCTGCCACTGATTCGATAACTTCACTCGAGACGGCCGGGGCGGGGGAGCCATCCCCCGCCCCATTTTTTTGACTCCTCGTCCCGCCGATCAGCCGCGATCCTTGCCCGGCGGATTCGGCCGGGACTCGCTTTTGAGCCGCCCCGCCTCGGCCAGGGCCCGCCTCAGCAGGTATTCGATCTGGCCGTTGAGACTGCGCAGATCGTCCGCCGCCCAGCGCTGCAAGGCATCCAGGACGCCCGCGTCGATGCGGACCAGGAAAGGCCTGCGTTCCGCCACGAGCCTAGCTGTACAGCGTGCCGGCGTTGACGACCGGCTGCACGGCCGATTCGCTGCAGAGGACCACCAGCAGGTTGCTCACCATGGCCGCTTTGCGCTCCTCGTCCAGCTGAATGATGTTCTGGCGGGACAATCGCTCCAGGGCCATCTCGACCATGCCCACCGAGCCCTCGACGATCTTCTGGCGCGCGGCGATGATGGCTCCGGCCTGCTGGCGGCGCAGCATCGCCTGGGCGATCTCGGGCGCGTAGGCCAGGTTCGCGATGCGCGCCTCCATCACCTCCACGCCGGCGGCCCCCAGACGCTCCTGCATCTCATGCTTGAGGTGCGCCGCGATTTCCATCGGATTGCCGCGCAGCGACACCTGCGCCTCGTCGTGCGTATCGTACGGATAGCTCATTGCGAGCTTGCGGATCGCCGCCTCCGCCGAGACCTTGACGTAGCTCTCGTAATCGTTCACCTCGAAGACCGCCTGGGCCGTGTCCACCACCCTCCAGACCACCACCGCCGAGATCTCGATCGGATTGCCGTCCAGGTCGTTGACCTTGAGGCGGCT belongs to Candidatus Polarisedimenticolia bacterium and includes:
- a CDS encoding SPFH domain-containing protein, which produces MRERVIKTMPGLAVAAVLIPGILLLAVLLLRAVQSRALGLAWLAGLGIAACSVLLAGLFMVNPNEGRVLQLFGAYVGSVREPGLRWANPFYTKRHVSLRARNFETGSRLKVNDLDGNPIEISAVVVWRVVDTAQAVFEVNDYESYVKVSAEAAIRKLAMSYPYDTHDEAQVSLRGNPMEIAAHLKHEMQERLGAAGVEVMEARIANLAYAPEIAQAMLRRQQAGAIIAARQKIVEGSVGMVEMALERLSRQNIIQLDEERKAAMVSNLLVVLCSESAVQPVVNAGTLYS